The following proteins are co-located in the Cryptococcus neoformans var. grubii H99 chromosome 1, complete sequence genome:
- a CDS encoding nuclear mRNA splicing protein, which yields MNRAVQRSQLFSPASQQPRSQYDPQNPGMQHRGPAGPVPQQQYQQYQQYQQPQQQGQQQQQQQQQLPQQGPQSTNGTADGASGSGSTPGQEMNLASVLHYLQSEWRRWERDRNEWEIERAEMRARIALLEGQRRSAENLKVDLLRRVKMLEFALRQERTKRVGAGGKLNSVPPTRLAALQDEDRLSTGDKEGSGSECSQEDIVEKPTKVNGIHSAAISKSSTIMSRSQPAEANQWKSIGVAPRDPKARARSREYLKQCLQEISYLTSPGALNPLPPYPPVDPSVLPQPEVSHDPNHPEVDIYERPRKELSEESVQPLHTRKRNDEAAESKETAGSTSVPANDQMNGEKDKSIPSIPAPALPPGPSASFPTSQPMEKSVSPSPLAFHRPGLDPALLPSSDNNRPPSSPSPRTVNLPEISTTKSEDEPQSLSAGKDSDEPGKQLLTAIYRPDSKTAWREELKAANEEAEKAKEERARKVPDQSEDDRLTTLSLNTEEEEVKADDSIDKIWVSKRSLKSHLDIVRAIAFAHGPGIMLATGGDDCTVKVWSVDSASIISHRHTTQEIEPIMTLRGHTAAITSVTISNALSIIFSASLDSTIRLWQLPAHNHDPYATYNPSVAVQTLEGHTESVWDICLLPPQEVSQPGKEAIEGRLVSASSDGSVKLWERSGSSPSASNWKLEKSFSSFGDGVIPTCLAVFNLDFGKVLVGTSDGKARLWDVDAGEEVRLFGGEGQGADSQVNAILSHPTLPAIVTAHEDGYLRFYDVKSSSTTPTHTVLAHPAPITSLALSPSSPTCILTSSVDCTVRLWDLTKKTSIQELAGHRGRADEGVCAVASHPELPVIGSAGADGVVRLWGLA from the exons ATGAACCGTGCCGTCCAGAGGAGTCAGCTCTTCAGCCCTGCCAGCCAACAGCCACGCTCTCAGTATGACCCTCAGAATCCTGGTATGCAACACAGAGGACCTGCAGGACCCGTTCCTCAGCAACAGTACCAGCAGTACCAGCAGTAtcaacaacctcaacagcaaggtcagcaacagcagcagcaacaacaacagctaCCACAGCAAGGACCTCAATCGACAAACGGTACTGCAGATGGCGCAAGTGGAAGTGGCAGCACTCCTGGTCAAGAGATGAACCTCGCGTCGGTGCTACATTATCTACAAAGcgaatggagaagatgggagagaGACAGAAACGAGTGGGAAATTGAGAGAGCAGAGATGAGG GCCCGGATTGCATTGCTGgaaggacaaagaagaTCAGCAGAAAACCTCAAGGTGGATTTGTTGAGGAGAGTCAAAATGCTCGAGTTTGCACTACGACAAGAGAGAACAAAGCGGGTTGGTGCCGGAGGCAAGCTCAATAGTGTCCCGCCTACTCGCTTGGCTGCACTTCAGGACGAAGACAGGCTTTCAACAGGAGACAAGGAAGGTAGCGGAAGTGAATGTAGTCAAGAAGACA TTGTTGAGAAGCCAACCAAGGTGAACGGCATCCATTCTGCTGCCATCAGCAAATCCTCTACAATCATGTCTCGCTCTCAGCCTGCTGAGGCAAATCAATGGAAGAGCATCGGTGTCGCGCCTAGAGATCCTAAAGCCCGTGCACGAAGTCGGGAATATCTCAAACA ATGTCTTCAAGAGATCAGCTACCTTACTTCTCCCGGTGCCCTcaatcctctccctccatACCCTCCTGTAGACCCTTCTGTTCTTCCTCAGCCGGAAGTGTCACACGACCCTAATCACCCCGAAGTTGACATTTACGAACGACCCCGAAAAGAATTGTCTGAAGAGTCTGTCCAACCTCTTCACACTCGTAAACGAAACGACGAAGCTGCAGAGTCCAAAGAGACTGCCGGCTCGACATCAGTCCCTGCAAATGATCAAATGAACGGTGAAAAGGACAAATCTATTCCTTCTATTCCAGCCCCTGCATTGCCGCCTGGGCCTTCTGCTTCCTTTCCGACATCACAACCCATGGAAAAGTCcgtctctccttcacccttGGCGTTTCATCGTCCAGGCTTAGATCCGGCACTTTTACCCTCCAGCGATAATAATCGCCCCCCATCCTCCCCGTCCCCGAGAACAGTAAACTTACCAGAAATCTCTACGACTAAAAGCGAGGATGAGCCACAATCGCTGAGTGCGGGGAAAGATTCGGATGAGCCGGGAAAACAGCTTTTGACAGCCATATATAGGCCGGATAGTAAGACTGCATGGCGAGAAGAATTGAAGGCTGCCAACGAGGAAGCGGAaaag gcaaaggaggaaagagcaCGAAAGGTGCCCGATCAGTCCGAAGACGACCGACTCACGACCTTGTCGCTCAATaccgaggaggaagaagtcaaagcgGATGATTCAATCGATAAGATATGGGTATCCAAAAGGAGCCTGAAGAGTCACTTGGACATTGTCAGAGCCATTGCGTTTGCTCATGGTCCTGGAATCATGTTGGCGACTGGCGGTGATGATTGTACAGTGAAGGTTTGGTCAGTGGACTCAGCTAGTATCATTTCCCACAG ACATACTACTCAAGAAATTGAGCCTATCATGACTTTGCGTGGTCACACCGCCGCTATCACATCCGTGACCATATCCAACGCCCTTTCTATAATATTCTCTGCCTCTCTGGACTCTACTATCCGCCTCTGGCAATTGCCAGCTCACAATCATGACCCGTACGCTACCTATAATCCTTCTGTTGCTGTCCAGACACTTGAAGGTCATACCGAATCTGTCTGGGACATCtgtctccttcctcctcaagaAGTCAGCCAACCAGGGAAGGAAGCCATTGAAGGCCGCCTTGTCAGCGCCTCCTCAGATGGTTCGGTGAAGCTTTGGGAACGATCtggctcttctccatccgcGAGTAACTGGAAGCTCGAAAAGTCATTCAGCTCTTTTGGCGATGGTGTCATACCGACGTGTCTGGCAGTTTTCAACCTAGACTTTGGAAAAGTGCTTGTGGGTACGTCGGATGGAAAGGCGAGATTATGGGATGTGGATGCTGGAGAGGAAGTGCGCTTGTTTGGAGGGGAAGGTCAAGGTGCGGACTCTCAGGTAAATGCCATCTTGAGCCACCCGACTTTACCGGCTATTGTAACGGCTCATGAAGACGGATACCTTCGATTCTACGATGTTAAATCTT CGTCCACTACTCCGACGCATACAGTCCTCGCTCATCCCGCACCTATAACTTCTCTTGCTCTATCACCCTCATCCCCAACGTGCATCCTTACTTCGTCTGTCGACTGTACAGTTCGTCTGTGGGATTTGACAAAGAAGACTTCAATCCAGGAATTGGCAGGGCACAGAGGAAGGGCAGATGAGGGCGTCTGCGCGGTGGCTAGTCATCCGGAATTACCAGTCATCGGAAGTGCAGGTGCGGACGGAGTTGTCAGACTTTGGGGGTTGGCTTGA
- a CDS encoding A/G-specific adenine glycosylase gives MRQNSSSPSIYSVSDSGSSDYTPSVSETKRSSIKRKRAAPASTKSRIKTTIVKPVRGKGNAVDDIEDIEDLDVTVSRRHGMDYHSVDKIVNEKESLLEWFECVREKRGMPWRKKYDPSLSFEEKGQRAYEIWVSEVMLQQTQVTTVIAYWHRWMERWPTIGDLAKADVEEVNAAWRGLGYYRRARSLLAGAKTVMGNSKYNGRLPDDPAVLEKEIDGVGRYTAGAICSMAYGVRTPIVDGNIHRLLTRLLAVHAPQTAPATIKFLWWAADDLVKHLPSGDKHKNVVGDWNQALMELGNQVCKPANPECGVCPLQKACKGYAELSNSPQLSTTKSDCKLCAPIPCGIETDKIPTVMVFPMKKEKKVSRVEEETVCVVQWRGDGDQRRWLFTKRPEKGLLAGLFEPPTTPVSAGLSSTERLSASLEALSNYIKITEGEAEGLQTSNRDVGNISHIFSHINMTYHIHLLILASPGNEPPSVKSKTPRPAVWLNEEEVEKANVGTGVKKVWAEIYGSWGSFEESKMGAVLAKKQKRMNNKSTKSKPVGANRNEKIVKKVMMPVMPTTRKNVDVVE, from the exons ATGCGCCAGAATTCAAGCTCGCCATCAATCTATTCAGTTTCCGATTCGGGCTCCAGCGACTATACCCCCAGCGTCTCAGAAACCAAACGGTCGTCCATCAAACGAAAACGTGCTGCACCAGCTTCCACGAAAAGCAGAATTAAAACGACTATTGTAAAGCCGGTACGCGGAAAGGGCAATGCAGTAGATGATATAGAGGATATAGAAGACCTTGATGTCACAGTCTCTCGGAGACACGGAATGGATTACCATTCCGTTGATAAGATCGTAAACGAGAAGGAGAGCTTACTGGAATGGTTTGAATGCGTGAG agagaaaagaggtATGCCTTGGCGGAAGAAATACGACCCATCTTTAAGctttgaagaaaaaggacagAGGGCATACGAG ATATGGG TTAGCGAAGTAATGCTTCAGCAAACTCAGGTCACAACT GTTATTGCTTATTGGCATCGGTGGATGGAGCGATGGCCAACAATCGGCGACTTGGCAAAGGCGGACGTGGAA GAAGTTAATGCTGCGTGGC GTGGATTGGGATACTACCGTAGAGCAAGATCTCTGCTGGCAGGAGCGAAAACGGTCATGGGAAATTCGAAATACAACGGACGGCTTCCGGATGATCCTGCTGTTCTGGAAAAGGAAATCGACGGAGTAGGACGGTATACTGCCG GGGCCATTTGTTCCATGGCTTATGGCGTGAGAACCCCTATC GTCGACGGCAATATCCATCGTCTTCTCACGCGTCTCCTTGCGGTGCATGCTCCACAAACCGCTCCTGCTACAATCAAATTCCTCTGGTGGGCAGCCGACGACCTGGTAAAACATTTACCTTCTGGAGATAAACACAAGAATGTAGTGGGTGACTGGAATCAA GCTCTGATGGAACTGGGTAATCAAGTGTGTAAGCCCGCAAACCCGGAATGCGGTGTTTGTCCTCTGCAAAAAGCTTGCAAAGGTTATGCAGAG CTTTCCAACTCTCCACAGTTGTCTACGACTAAGTCAGATTGCAAGCTGTGCGCCCCAATACCCTGTGGTATTGAGACAGACAAAATTCCGACCGTAATGGTGTTCCccatgaagaaggagaagaaggtgtcgagagttgaggaagagactgTATGTGTCGTCCAGTGGAGAGGTGACGGAGATCAGAGGAGATGGTTGTTTACGAAGCGCCCGGAGAAAG GCTTACTCGCCGGTCTCTTTGAGCCTCCTACCACGCCTGTTTCAGCAGGTCTATCCTCCACCGAAAGGCTCAGTGCATCCCTAGAAGCGCTGTCAAATTATATCAAAATCACGGAAGGGGAAGCGGAAGGCTTGCAAACGTCAAACAGGGATGTAGGCAATATATCACATATCTTTTCTCATATCAACATGACCTACCAcattcatcttctcatACTCGCATCCCCTGGCAACGAACCTCCATCTGTCAAATCCAAGACACCTCGGCCGGCTGTATGGctcaatgaagaagaagtcgaaAAGGCGAATGTTGGAACAGGTGTGAAGAAGGTATGGGCAGAGATCTACGGATCTTGGGGTAGTTTTGAGGAGTCAAAGATGGGAGCGGTATTGGCGAAGAAACAAAAGAGAATGAACAATAAATCGACGAAATCTAAGCCTGTCGGGGCAAACAGGAACGAGAAGATTGTCAAGAAAGTGATGATGCCGGTTATGCCGACTACGAGAAAGAACgttgatgttgttgagTGA
- a CDS encoding protein PNS1 → MSAQEFYQGGNQNGYQQQQFAPPPGGPPQDQNRGKQEYVPPQGQAPNYNMRPSQPYASTNPETGGQPVYQDTAPFSQANEKTGERMNPRKRVNDIIPLILFIAAVIGFAVVSGIAIHSFVQVNGLGGGMGDSSIGRTGTSITLDYHTVYLLLVVVALGLVIASLYLMALRAFTKIILEVTLALTVILNIGICIYYFIIKYWSGAIIFLVIALLSVFFYWGMRKRIPLAKLLLQTTIDVTKHHPSVYVVVFIGLIIQAAVSVWYTFTCISIYVKWTPGSAACSGGGCSSSKVAGLVFYVTFAYLWMSQVIGNVILCTLAGGVFGGWYYYGPRTPGGGVPKRASLMAFVRASTLSLGSIAFGSLLVTILELLRLILQLFRQYEAGQGDMIGSILICIAQCCIGCIQWMIEYFNKYAYIEIALYGKSYIPAAKDTWRLLKDRGIDALVNDSLVGTALMWGAYVNGFLCAVLGYLYLRFTHPAYNSDGQYSAPVILFSFLIGLNESFTIGSAIDAGVSTIFVGLGEDPMVLAERSPGLFEMIRQVYPRVIQGVPH, encoded by the exons ATGAGTGCCCAGGAATTCTACCAAGGCGGGAATCAGAATGGgtatcaacaacaacaattcGCTCCTCCCCCTGGCGGTCCACCTCAAGATCAAAACAGGGGCAAGCAGGAGTATGTCCCTCCCCAGGGCCAAGCGCCCAATTACAACATGAGGCCTTCCCAGCCTTATGCCTCTACCAACCCCGAAACGGGTGGCCAGCCCGTATACCAAGACACTGCGCCCTTCTCCCAAGCAAACGAGAAGACGGGAGAGAGGATGAACCCTCGAAAGAGGGTGAACGATATTATTCCGCTGATATTGTTTATCGCTGCCGTTATTGGGTTTGCGGTTGTTTCCGGTATCGCGATACATAGTTTCGTGCAGGTCAATGGTTTGGGAGGTGGAATGGGTGACTCTAGTATAGGGCGTACAGGAACCAGTATAACTCTCGATTA CCACACGGTCTACCTTCTTCTAGTTGTCGTCGCTCTCGGTTTGGTCATTGCATCTTTATATCTTATG GCCTTGAGGGCGTTCACTAAGATCATTCTTGAAGTCACTCTAGCATTGACGGTCATTCTTAACATTGGTATCTGTATTT ACTATTTTATCATCAAGT ATTGGTCTGGAgctatcatcttccttgtcattgcccttctttcagtcttcttctactGGGGCATGCGAAAGcg TATCCCTCTGGCCAAATTGCTTCTTCAAACCACAATTGACGTTACAAAGCACCACCCCTCGGTATACGTTGTTGTCTTCATCGGTCTCATCATCCAAGCAGCTGTATCAGTTTGGTACACTTTCACCTGTATTTCCATTTATGTTAAGTGGACTCCAGGCAGTGCTG CTTGCTCCGGCGGGGGTTGCTCCTCTAGCAAGGTAGCAGGTCTGGTATTCTACGTCACTTTTGCCTACCTCTGGATGTCTCAGGTTATCGGCAACGTCATTCTATGTACTCTCGCTGGTGGTGTCTTTGGAG GATGGTATTACTACGGTCCTCGAACTCCTGGCGGAGGTGTCCCTAAGAGGGCAAGCTTGATGGCTTTCGTGCGAGCTTCGACTCTTTCCCTTGGATCAATCGCCTTCGGAAGTCTGTTGGTTACTATCCTTGAGCTTTTGAGATTGATATTGCAACTGTTCAGACAGTATGAAGCTGGACAGGGTGACA TGATCGGATCTATCCTCATCTGCATTGCTCAATGCTGTATCGGCTGTATCCAATGGATGATCGAGTATTTCAACAAAT ATGCCTA CATTGAGATTG CTCTTTATGGCAAGTCATACATCCCTGCTGCCAAGGATACCTGGAGACTTCTGAAGGACCGCGGTATCGACGCTTTGGTGAACGACTCTCTTGTTGGTACCG CTCTCATGTGGGGCGCGTACGTCAACGGTTTCCTATGTGCTGTACTGGGCTACCTCTACCTCAGGT TCACTCATCCTGCGTACAACTCGGATGGGCAATATTCCGC ACCTGTGattctcttctcattcCTCATCGGTCTTAACGAAAGTTTCACCATTGGCAGCGCTATC GACGCTGGTGTATCCACCATCTTTGTCGGTCTGGGAGAAGACCCTATGGTGCTTGCCGAAAGGAGTCCAGGGTTGTTTGAGATGATCCGCCAGGTTTATCCTCGAGTCATCCAGGGTGTTCCTCATTAG